The Nicotiana tomentosiformis chromosome 2, ASM39032v3, whole genome shotgun sequence genome includes the window attttacgggtaaacggCTTGACGCCCATCGTGGAGCCTAGACAACCGTgcgattaaattgatccttgcctttttactaacgtgtttaattatttttgtcttaacaaaaatcacaaaaaaatggCAAATAACATTGTTAACGACACACGCAATCCTTAAATTCAAGGGGagcaacctcatttcgaggattcaattaGTGACACTCGCAATGAGGGGAATGACGCCATACTAATGCATGACGGATGGTACCCTTGATATGTTCGGGAGacgactcctgatgatgctgatgaggggAATGTGGTGGATGGAGTAAGAgtcttgcaagagcaacatgcaatcattctaagccatctcacgcggcaggatcaggttatgacggaactGAAGCAGGCACTATTGGATgcctcaaataatgcaaacatgcGAGATCCAGTTCCTCCTAATGTTCTCGCGAACCAGACGACGCTGAGAGTTGATAATAACACTCCTaggggcgaagttggctccgacAGGGCTGGGGGGGAGTAGATCCAGCCTCAACAACGAGAACGGTCTATTCAAGGATGAACTTTTGtgattcatgaaggaagtaaacgcccgcatggatcaaattacgggcgcaccaccagtattaAAAGGCCCAAACTCGAAGACGTATATTCAATTACCGTATAAATCGAGTGCGGTCCGgaattaatcccgaagcggtttaTAATGCCCGAAGTGCTaaagtatgacggaacttcagaTCCACTGGAGcacattaccacctacacaacagtAGTGAAAGGAACGATttggctcctcacgaaattgaatccgTATTTctaaagaaatttggtgagactctcATGAGGGGAGCTTTAGCGTGGTATACATTATTGcttgagcattccatagattGCTTTGAGATGCTCGTGGATTCTTTTATCAAGGCTCACATCGGTGCTAGAAAGGTACAAGcctgaaaggccgacatattcaagaTCGTGCAGGGAGAATCCTAGTTATTATGAGAGTTCGTTACCCGGTTCCAGAAGGAAATGATGTTACTACCGACAGTcccagatgaatgggcagctgaagcgttCACCAAAggtttgaatccgagaagttcggaCGCTTCCCGGAAGTTGAACGAAAGTCTGCTAGAGTTCCAAGCgacgacttgggcggatgtccacaacaGGCACGAGTCGAAAATATGGATCAAAGACGATCAGGTGGGCTTTCCATCGTTGACCAAAGACGTGAGAAGAAcaccaaaaaaataaaagatgataTTGACACAGATAGACAAATATTGAGGGGCCAGTTTTTGCCCTACGGACAGAAGGTCATGGCAGGAGCTTTAGGACAACAGACAAGTTCACCGTTGATAGAAAGACCGATCGTGGTCGGAACAACAAATCGCTGCAGGATAAAGAAATCTGGGGGTCGCGAGATTCTTCTTACCCAAAGTTATGAGAGTATAATTTCAATGTTAGTGTAGTAGAGTTGGTGTCATCcatgaggaatatcaaagaggCACGATTCCCAAGACATATAAAATatgatcccagccagagggatcccaatttatggtgtgaataccacgacACTAACGGCCACCTGACTAAGGACTATCGACACCTCCGAGAAGAAGTGGCAACACTATTAAAGAATGATCACCTCAGAGAgatcttgagtgaccgagctaaaaacAACTATGGTCGGAACATGGATGGCGTGAAAACCTCGAAAGCAAAAGAGGAAACTCCACGCCAAaagatcaacatgatcttcggagggaatggGATTAATGGAgtcaccttttcggcagcgaagaagacaaaagtattgataactcatagtaaaaggctTCGGGAAGACGATGTCACATTTacggatgaagatgcagagggattactgctaccgcacaatgacgcattggtaatttctttaaatgtgttagattttaaaattaaacgtgttttaatggatccaggaagttcagctaatatcctacaatggagagtactggagcaagctaaactcacagGAAGCATTATCCCGGCAACTAAACTCCTCgtcggattcaacctcgcaagcgtgacaacccgggGAGAAATTTTGTTGCTCACAAACTCTAAGGGAGTAATAAAGACAATTctcttcgaagtggtagatggagaCATGGGATATAACATCATCTTAAGAAGACCATGGTCGcatgagatgaaagttgtaccttcAACATATCACTAATTGTTAAAATTTCCGACTCTCGAGGGGATCAAACAGATAATGGGTGATCAACCGGCggtaagggagatgaatgcaatttaggTCTcaagtagcaaaggaaaggaacgtgTGGCCTGGCAATTACTAGAACCGGCACCTGCCCCTGAACTAGAGGAAGATAACCCGGGGACAGAAGATTCGGAACAATATCAGGTACCGAGGTGTTTTCAAGTACCAGAAGAGACAGACGCGACGAAGTCCACGGTAGAAGAACTGGAGCAGGTTGCGTcgttcgaagaattcctagaaaggaaattctaTTTGGGAACAAGACTGCACCCGGAGCACAGGTCTGCTTTTCTTGAATTCCTTAAACAAAATGTcaattgttttgcatggtcgtatgaGGATATGACGGGAATCCCGACAGAGATAGTCGTACACAAGTtaagtttggatcccaacataccgtcggtaaggcaaaagaaatgccctattgcTGAAGCaaagaataaattcgtcaaagaagaggtaacccgtttACTTAAAATTGGTTctatccgagaggtaagatatccggactggttagccaacgtagtagtagttcctaagaaaaataataaatttcgcatgtgcgtagattataaggatcttaataaggcgtgcccgaaagactcattcccattg containing:
- the LOC138904649 gene encoding uncharacterized protein; translated protein: MRNIKEARFPRHIKYDPSQRDPNLWCEYHDTNGHLTKDYRHLREEVATLLKNDHLREILSDRAKNNYGRNMDGVKTSKAKEETPRQKINMIFGGNGINGVTFSAAKKTKVLITHSKRLREDDVTFTDEDAEGLLLPHNDALEVQLISYNGEYWSKLNSQEALSRQLNSSSDSTSQA